In the Corynebacterium kroppenstedtii genome, one interval contains:
- a CDS encoding Y4yA family PLP-dependent enzyme produces the protein MGLAEQADPHLCLEPMLESWEEEVIDDPHFLYFLRRLSGKPFHLLHPATFSKNLAAYIDVFDHHGVEGHVLFARKANKAQCWLHEVALSEQGCDVASGPELVGALAEGIDPSRLTITGADKSETLIWLGIRHECLFALDSLVELERVRKIASQSSRVARVLLRLRPDTQPNTRFGLSFSEWLSHESVAQRLTSSFPSKDFTERVCLSIEGVCFHLDGYDIDERVRAIRKAVDQIAELRRRGHSAVTVDIGGGFTAPYTGHDEWESFQSTISTGDYHAGRVPSGTYPYGNPLPTGSAMLSSIFDKVGPALRENSIFVCIEPGRGLLAGAGDTVFSVQGVKDRVNSEIEPCLNSEPGGSVSLPDPYSLIVVDGLSMSLSEQWKGREFSPDPTLWPRESRQREQRSIGSTKTKSWRAAVGGASCMEYDMLTWRKVWFDRPAEVGDLLIYHNTAGYQMDKNESQFHQLPLPTRFVLEELSEDGLSPENISVSVPTFGRLGISNWADRWTLRIDRPLVERGWL, from the coding sequence ATGGGATTAGCGGAACAAGCGGATCCACACCTGTGCCTCGAGCCCATGTTGGAAAGCTGGGAGGAAGAAGTAATAGACGACCCGCATTTCTTGTATTTTCTCCGCAGATTGTCTGGAAAACCGTTTCACCTTTTGCATCCGGCTACATTCAGTAAAAACTTAGCCGCATACATTGACGTCTTTGACCATCATGGAGTGGAAGGACACGTTCTCTTTGCACGAAAAGCCAATAAAGCCCAGTGCTGGCTTCATGAGGTAGCGCTCTCCGAACAGGGGTGTGATGTTGCGAGTGGGCCTGAACTCGTGGGTGCCCTAGCTGAAGGTATTGACCCGAGTCGGCTCACCATCACCGGGGCCGATAAAAGTGAAACCCTCATTTGGCTAGGTATACGACACGAGTGCCTTTTTGCGCTTGACTCTTTGGTTGAACTCGAACGTGTAAGAAAAATCGCCAGCCAAAGTTCTCGAGTTGCTCGGGTTCTTCTACGACTACGGCCTGATACTCAGCCGAACACAAGATTCGGTCTTTCGTTTTCTGAATGGCTGAGCCATGAAAGTGTGGCACAGCGTTTAACATCGAGTTTCCCATCGAAAGATTTTACTGAGAGAGTTTGCTTATCTATAGAGGGGGTTTGCTTCCATCTCGATGGCTACGACATAGACGAACGTGTACGCGCCATTCGCAAAGCCGTCGATCAGATTGCTGAGCTGCGACGACGAGGGCACTCCGCAGTCACCGTCGACATTGGGGGCGGCTTCACTGCTCCATATACAGGCCATGATGAGTGGGAGAGTTTTCAGAGCACGATAAGTACCGGGGATTACCACGCTGGGCGGGTCCCTTCAGGCACATATCCCTATGGTAATCCACTTCCTACGGGCTCCGCGATGTTGAGTTCAATCTTTGACAAAGTGGGCCCGGCCTTACGTGAGAACAGTATTTTCGTATGCATAGAACCTGGCCGTGGCCTTTTAGCTGGGGCTGGCGATACGGTCTTCTCCGTGCAAGGTGTCAAAGATCGGGTGAACTCGGAAATCGAACCTTGTCTCAATTCAGAACCGGGGGGATCAGTTAGTCTGCCCGACCCATATTCGCTCATCGTTGTGGATGGGCTATCGATGAGTCTGTCTGAGCAGTGGAAAGGACGGGAGTTTTCTCCCGATCCAACACTATGGCCTAGGGAATCGCGGCAGAGAGAACAACGATCAATCGGTAGCACAAAAACAAAGTCATGGCGCGCTGCGGTAGGGGGAGCGAGCTGCATGGAATACGACATGTTGACTTGGCGAAAGGTATGGTTTGACAGACCAGCAGAAGTCGGCGACCTGCTCATCTATCACAACACCGCCGGCTATCAGATGGATAAGAACGAGAGTCAATTCCACCAATTACCTTTACCCACCCGGTTCGTGCTCGAAGAGCTGTCCGAAGACGGCTTGTCACCAGAAAACATCAGTGTATCTGTGCCAACGTTCGGCCGTTTAGGTATTTCCAATTGGGCAGACCGGTGGACTTTACGAATTGATCGGCCATTAGTGGAGAGAGGCTGGCTATGA
- a CDS encoding PLP-dependent cysteine synthase family protein, translated as MSNRPEDQNHLLPPSGLSSSPVRKVPKDYSFPRSVCDLVGRTPLLELARVGNGSRLLIKLECFNPTGSAKIRMALAMVRSAERRGQIKPGYTIVEPTSGNTGLGLAIAAVQLGYKFIGVVDSHAAPSKLAAMKAYGAELIVVDGPSDRPSTMLRRKKAEEICSSSPYVWWPDQHSNPNNPLGYSHLAEELDSAISANIDVLVASVGTGGTLCGTARRLRELGHSLTTIGVEPEGSIIFGPPAGSYKQSGAGAPGGFPVGCNVDTEAIDQGLKINDVKAFATCRVLAREKGLMLGGTSGAAIYEALRQLPSFPAGTTMVVIACDAGEKYQNTIFDDRWMIANKLLSDIAEHQVSGMLRAFETLLP; from the coding sequence ATGAGCAATCGACCTGAAGATCAGAACCACCTGCTGCCGCCAAGTGGCTTAAGCTCAAGCCCCGTACGAAAAGTCCCCAAAGATTACAGCTTTCCTCGTTCGGTATGTGATCTTGTCGGCAGAACGCCGCTTCTCGAGCTAGCTAGGGTCGGCAACGGCAGTCGTCTGTTGATTAAGTTGGAGTGTTTTAATCCAACTGGATCGGCAAAGATTCGGATGGCTCTAGCCATGGTGCGCAGTGCTGAACGTCGGGGACAGATAAAACCGGGGTATACCATCGTTGAGCCTACTTCTGGGAATACCGGGCTAGGCCTGGCTATTGCTGCTGTTCAACTGGGCTATAAGTTCATTGGGGTGGTCGATTCCCACGCGGCGCCGTCGAAATTGGCAGCTATGAAAGCATATGGAGCGGAACTAATAGTTGTTGATGGGCCGTCAGATCGCCCCTCGACAATGCTCCGACGGAAGAAGGCCGAGGAGATTTGTTCCTCGTCCCCATATGTGTGGTGGCCTGACCAGCATAGTAATCCGAATAATCCTCTAGGCTACTCACACCTAGCTGAGGAATTGGATAGTGCTATTTCGGCCAATATCGACGTCCTGGTTGCTTCGGTGGGCACAGGGGGAACCCTTTGCGGAACGGCACGCCGTTTGCGTGAGCTAGGCCATTCATTAACCACGATTGGAGTCGAACCAGAAGGCTCGATCATATTTGGTCCGCCAGCTGGGTCTTACAAGCAAAGTGGAGCTGGAGCTCCAGGAGGGTTTCCGGTGGGCTGCAATGTCGATACGGAAGCTATTGACCAAGGTTTAAAGATAAATGATGTGAAAGCCTTCGCTACCTGCCGAGTCCTAGCACGTGAGAAAGGCCTGATGCTGGGTGGTACCTCGGGAGCAGCCATCTATGAGGCGCTGAGACAATTGCCGAGCTTTCCTGCTGGTACGACGATGGTAGTGATCGCCTGCGATGCCGGTGAAAAGTATCAAAATACGATATTTGATGACCGGTGGATGATTGCCAATAAATTATTGTCGGATATTGCAGAACACCAGGTTAGTGGAATGTTAAGGGCTTTTGAGACTCTATTGCCCTAG
- a CDS encoding MATE family efflux transporter: protein MGSKDRVETSYELNKNSGEKERLDAQTPSYLEISRLSLPIAGVQLATVALTSTDVAMLGTLSVVAIGAGGLAMQFYNQIRTMCVGMVTASGNKVAEAVAKLENAEARGAIDDSRRDVLKAGISKQVRVSFEVATVISALGAIIVALLGASLFALPVHGDTARIAFGMTVALAPGLVPMLWLNVLRQYAVGMRKPGSLLVVTLWSIAVNAAVNWLMVTVAPTTAWAVAGIGLSTTVVQVFTLVAFSLKIRKDPDLGDYVEFRPQTGDMTAARELLRVGWPVSLTYGSEAALTTIAGIAMSMVSPTMLAAHTVVNQIAYIVYQVCIGFSHGSSILVSRGLQANHPRVVITETVRRVAILVGIYLGFIGLVWATCGRWVVRIFAWKATDEVMTVAIILMFFAILQQFAKGSQNVAVGLLRGLRDTSSGLKATLIGYWCVGIPALFILGLGLRWEAYGVWLGLILGFGTTTLLLMRVLRRRVRVLPATQNSSL, encoded by the coding sequence GTGGGCTCTAAAGATCGTGTTGAAACAAGCTATGAGCTAAATAAGAATTCCGGTGAAAAAGAGCGCTTAGACGCCCAGACTCCTAGTTATCTGGAGATCTCTAGGCTTTCGTTGCCTATTGCTGGAGTTCAGCTAGCCACAGTTGCATTGACCTCGACCGATGTGGCCATGCTGGGCACGCTGAGTGTGGTGGCTATCGGAGCCGGCGGACTGGCGATGCAGTTCTATAACCAAATTCGGACTATGTGCGTCGGTATGGTTACTGCTAGCGGAAATAAGGTCGCTGAAGCAGTCGCAAAACTAGAGAACGCAGAGGCGCGAGGGGCAATCGATGATTCTCGCCGTGACGTTCTTAAAGCAGGAATTAGCAAGCAAGTACGCGTCTCATTCGAAGTAGCGACGGTCATATCTGCATTGGGTGCGATTATTGTTGCTCTTCTGGGGGCGAGTCTATTTGCTTTACCGGTCCATGGTGACACTGCCCGAATAGCTTTCGGTATGACGGTCGCTTTGGCCCCGGGACTGGTTCCAATGCTGTGGCTGAACGTGTTACGACAGTACGCGGTAGGGATGCGAAAGCCAGGATCGTTACTTGTTGTTACCCTGTGGTCAATAGCGGTCAATGCTGCGGTGAACTGGTTGATGGTGACCGTTGCCCCTACTACGGCCTGGGCTGTGGCCGGAATTGGTCTCTCGACTACGGTTGTCCAGGTTTTTACTTTGGTGGCATTTTCTCTCAAGATTCGAAAAGATCCTGATCTTGGTGACTACGTGGAATTTAGACCTCAAACAGGAGATATGACAGCAGCACGTGAGCTACTCCGTGTCGGGTGGCCTGTCTCCTTAACCTATGGTTCGGAAGCCGCTTTGACTACGATCGCTGGGATTGCAATGTCAATGGTTAGCCCGACGATGCTTGCAGCCCACACTGTCGTTAATCAGATCGCTTATATCGTGTATCAAGTTTGTATCGGGTTTTCTCATGGAAGTTCGATACTCGTGAGTAGGGGACTCCAGGCGAACCATCCGCGCGTTGTTATCACTGAGACCGTGCGTCGAGTGGCGATCCTTGTGGGTATCTACCTGGGCTTTATAGGGCTTGTATGGGCGACCTGTGGACGGTGGGTCGTCCGAATCTTTGCCTGGAAGGCAACTGACGAAGTTATGACCGTCGCAATAATCTTGATGTTCTTTGCCATCCTGCAGCAGTTCGCTAAGGGCTCCCAGAATGTTGCGGTAGGCCTTTTGCGGGGGCTGCGCGATACAAGTTCGGGGCTCAAAGCCACATTAATCGGATACTGGTGTGTGGGAATTCCTGCACTATTCATACTCGGATTAGGCCTCCGTTGGGAAGCGTACGGAGTTTGGCTCGGGTTGATCCTCGGCTTCGGAACGACGACGTTGCTGTTGATGCGCGTACTTCGTCGAAGGGTTCGGGTGCTCCCCGCCACGCAAAACTCAAGTTTGTGA
- a CDS encoding SDR family oxidoreductase, with protein MDTKQGRVQDKVTLITGAASGMGESHARVLASQGAKVALADIADDKGTELAKDLNEKYGDGTAVFVHLDVTDFDNWTEAVEKTVEAFGHLDVLVNNAGVFTAGDVEEASLKDWDLTLAIDLTGTFYGMKAAVPELKKRETSSIINISSIAGLVGFKHRAAYATAKWGVQGLTKTSALDLGKYGIRVNSVHPGSVNTPLTANLKRGFGQIPLDRAAEPTEISQLIVYLASDESTFASGGSFVLDGGETAGNNLRDDQ; from the coding sequence ATGGATACCAAACAAGGACGCGTTCAAGACAAAGTCACACTGATCACCGGAGCTGCCTCGGGCATGGGTGAGTCCCACGCCCGGGTATTGGCTTCGCAGGGAGCCAAGGTAGCCCTGGCAGATATCGCAGATGACAAGGGCACCGAGCTCGCCAAGGACCTCAACGAGAAGTACGGCGACGGCACAGCTGTTTTTGTCCACCTCGATGTCACCGATTTCGATAACTGGACCGAGGCAGTGGAGAAAACCGTAGAGGCCTTCGGACACCTGGATGTTTTGGTCAATAATGCCGGGGTTTTCACCGCAGGCGACGTGGAAGAGGCTTCGCTGAAGGACTGGGACCTGACCCTGGCCATCGACCTCACCGGGACGTTCTACGGCATGAAGGCTGCGGTTCCGGAGCTCAAGAAGAGGGAAACCTCCTCGATCATTAACATTTCTTCCATCGCGGGGCTCGTCGGCTTTAAACACCGTGCGGCCTACGCCACCGCTAAGTGGGGTGTTCAAGGCCTAACCAAGACCTCGGCTCTGGACCTGGGTAAGTACGGCATCCGAGTCAACTCTGTCCACCCCGGCAGCGTGAATACTCCGTTGACCGCGAACCTCAAGCGCGGCTTCGGCCAGATTCCGCTAGACCGCGCTGCCGAACCGACCGAAATCTCCCAGCTCATCGTGTACTTAGCTTCCGACGAATCTACGTTCGCATCCGGTGGATCCTTCGTCTTGGACGGTGGAGAGACCGCTGGAAACAACTTGCGCGACGATCAGTAG
- a CDS encoding acyltransferase family protein, which translates to MRLPKLSPAGLGKATRRAAQAVQSAAQQGSSLLKSGSTIGNSPRPSQPATAQQSDPKPGHSGSSTSSASAPSDSSATASSGTLATESSEVGSSKAGSSTTRSSGSAKSGSSASSQQSTTPDDGAADETRRASNNGERQGRGEVRRRDSRNDDHAGVETHFFASRTSTPVSARRRTSESQSSTRESDTPSFRHVGRAPAGARRLADARTTPSGTSGITGAGSVGKKNVGRNRAVGSSLTRSHRQSEVGSAPRLSLRRPKPQVSGATARPLSSVEKRDTQPGGSSDKKSAQAIRTKQAGSAPVKGKADKAQRKTDATRDKAHAAQAHTADEDARASQKDATAPQERAEDSGSEKVSEGDAPEISRKSPAPPRPSKADYVSVEVPRATGISRFTQGTARPQRIEPRSDRKSGKGQSGKGRGKKSSRAGGSTTPSSVHQTETPAARTQTMAAPQQAATTRVKGEGRPTASQPSPAGGKTSTAGKTSTKGAPTGIRHVPGIDGLRGLAVISVVIYHLFGNVLPGGYLGVDVFFVLSGFLITSLLLREFVYSRTISLKNFWIRRVRRIAPAAISTLVICAAIAGVIGGDVNVNLGRQFWSSALFVNNWVQIAHSQSYFAQSELPIFAHYWSLSVEEQFYIIWPLIVSLLLVILRKTPRLIGKLALLGAVVSALAMAIIVDPGHDATRVYYGTDTHAFGLLIGAALASITISSSTEKRGDTWGYREGLLQHGRILSLLAIPALAVQIFYFFWLGDQDTFTYRGGLISSSLIVAIIIASVVRNNGPVAAIFRNKVLRHLGFISFSLYLWHVPANLFVVSLFQDYEWGRKKWITGLIAIVISLVAAELSFRFIETPIRRYGFIESTRKLSYAIFGERSTNQQRFGGAMVPAAMILCCVFTGLAIHNTNHGTALESELERLQAENRSERGAVKPAPKVVTHDVPKDGTNINAIGDSVMLASQAELQKRFPGIDINAEVSRHYQAAPAIIADLKAQDALRQFVFLGFGTNGQAFPGQLDEIIKAIGPKHTIVIAMPYGDRWYMQNAQQQVVDAAKKYPNVYAADWCAYADDHVSELASDEIHPRGNATVGYTNAFVAALKQWASGKKDVPPICPPAA; encoded by the coding sequence ATGCGTCTTCCAAAACTCTCACCTGCAGGTTTGGGCAAAGCCACCCGCCGAGCGGCACAAGCGGTGCAATCCGCTGCTCAACAGGGAAGTTCTCTGCTGAAGTCTGGCTCCACCATCGGTAACTCTCCGAGACCTAGCCAGCCCGCAACGGCTCAGCAGTCCGATCCTAAGCCAGGTCATTCCGGTTCTTCCACTTCATCCGCGAGCGCGCCCTCCGATTCCTCCGCGACCGCGTCATCTGGAACCCTTGCGACGGAATCGTCCGAGGTTGGGTCGTCCAAGGCTGGATCGTCTACGACACGCTCGTCCGGTTCAGCAAAAAGTGGTTCATCGGCCTCATCACAACAATCGACGACGCCTGACGACGGGGCTGCTGACGAAACCAGACGCGCAAGTAACAACGGCGAGCGGCAAGGCCGTGGTGAGGTTCGACGCCGTGACAGCCGGAACGACGATCACGCCGGTGTAGAGACGCATTTTTTTGCTTCCCGCACGTCAACGCCCGTGAGTGCGCGACGTCGCACCTCGGAGTCGCAGAGTTCAACCCGTGAGAGTGACACACCATCTTTTCGGCACGTCGGCCGTGCTCCGGCCGGTGCTCGTCGTTTAGCTGACGCGCGGACTACTCCTTCGGGAACGTCCGGGATCACGGGCGCAGGTTCCGTCGGGAAGAAAAATGTTGGACGCAATCGTGCTGTGGGATCTTCGCTGACACGATCACATAGGCAATCAGAGGTTGGTAGTGCTCCGCGGCTTTCATTGCGACGCCCGAAACCGCAGGTGTCGGGGGCAACAGCACGCCCATTAAGCTCCGTTGAGAAACGCGATACCCAACCAGGGGGTTCGTCGGATAAAAAATCGGCACAAGCGATCCGAACCAAGCAAGCAGGCAGTGCTCCGGTAAAGGGCAAAGCGGACAAGGCGCAACGTAAAACGGACGCCACGCGAGACAAAGCGCACGCCGCACAGGCGCATACTGCCGATGAAGACGCGAGGGCTTCGCAAAAAGATGCTACGGCTCCACAAGAACGTGCGGAGGATTCAGGATCAGAGAAGGTATCTGAGGGAGATGCTCCCGAAATAAGCCGAAAGTCGCCTGCCCCTCCGCGACCGTCTAAAGCGGATTATGTCTCCGTCGAGGTCCCACGGGCCACCGGAATATCGCGATTTACACAGGGCACTGCCCGGCCGCAGCGGATCGAACCACGGTCGGACCGCAAATCCGGCAAAGGACAATCCGGCAAAGGACGCGGGAAGAAGTCATCGCGCGCGGGAGGGTCCACCACCCCGTCGTCGGTTCATCAAACAGAAACACCGGCGGCTAGAACTCAAACCATGGCCGCGCCACAACAAGCGGCCACGACCCGAGTGAAGGGTGAAGGCCGTCCCACGGCATCGCAGCCCAGCCCAGCCGGAGGCAAGACTTCCACCGCAGGAAAGACGTCAACCAAGGGCGCTCCGACAGGGATTAGACATGTCCCCGGGATTGATGGGCTCCGTGGGCTCGCTGTTATCTCGGTGGTGATTTACCACCTTTTCGGCAACGTACTCCCCGGCGGTTATCTGGGCGTCGACGTATTCTTCGTACTCAGTGGATTCCTCATCACATCCCTGCTGCTTCGGGAATTCGTTTATTCCCGCACCATTAGCCTTAAGAACTTCTGGATACGCCGCGTAAGGCGTATTGCCCCCGCGGCCATCAGCACGCTTGTCATTTGCGCAGCTATCGCGGGAGTAATCGGCGGCGACGTCAATGTGAACCTGGGCAGACAGTTCTGGTCGTCGGCACTCTTTGTGAACAACTGGGTTCAGATCGCCCACTCGCAGAGCTATTTCGCACAGTCTGAGCTGCCGATCTTCGCTCACTACTGGTCCCTCTCGGTTGAGGAACAGTTCTACATCATTTGGCCGCTCATCGTTTCACTATTGCTCGTGATCTTACGCAAAACACCGCGGTTAATCGGGAAACTGGCCCTCCTGGGTGCCGTTGTGTCTGCGCTAGCGATGGCCATCATTGTCGACCCCGGACACGACGCAACCCGCGTGTACTACGGCACCGACACCCACGCATTCGGGCTGCTCATCGGCGCGGCTTTGGCGTCGATCACCATTTCGTCGTCAACCGAAAAACGTGGCGACACCTGGGGATACCGCGAGGGGCTCCTGCAACATGGGCGGATCTTAAGTCTTTTGGCTATCCCCGCGCTCGCGGTGCAGATCTTCTACTTCTTCTGGCTTGGTGACCAAGACACCTTCACGTACCGAGGCGGCCTCATCAGCAGTTCCTTGATCGTCGCCATCATCATTGCATCTGTCGTCCGGAACAATGGCCCGGTAGCGGCGATTTTCCGGAACAAGGTTTTGCGCCACCTCGGTTTCATTTCGTTCTCGCTGTATTTGTGGCACGTCCCGGCCAACCTGTTCGTCGTATCACTGTTCCAGGATTATGAATGGGGACGGAAGAAATGGATCACGGGGCTCATCGCGATCGTGATTTCGTTAGTCGCGGCTGAGCTGAGCTTCCGCTTCATTGAGACACCGATTCGCCGGTACGGGTTCATTGAAAGTACACGCAAACTGAGCTACGCAATTTTCGGAGAACGTTCCACCAACCAGCAGCGGTTCGGCGGCGCGATGGTGCCGGCAGCTATGATCCTGTGCTGTGTTTTCACAGGTCTAGCTATTCACAACACTAACCACGGAACTGCGCTGGAATCCGAATTAGAGCGCTTACAGGCGGAAAACCGCTCCGAGCGGGGTGCTGTCAAACCGGCTCCAAAAGTCGTTACACATGACGTGCCTAAAGACGGGACAAATATCAACGCGATTGGGGATTCCGTCATGCTCGCTTCCCAAGCCGAGCTACAAAAGCGCTTTCCCGGTATAGACATCAACGCCGAGGTATCCCGCCACTACCAGGCAGCTCCCGCGATCATAGCCGACCTCAAAGCCCAGGACGCGCTGCGTCAGTTCGTCTTCCTAGGGTTCGGTACGAATGGACAAGCCTTCCCCGGCCAGCTGGACGAGATTATAAAGGCGATTGGACCGAAACATACCATCGTTATCGCGATGCCCTATGGCGACCGTTGGTACATGCAAAACGCTCAACAACAAGTTGTCGACGCCGCCAAGAAATACCCGAACGTCTACGCAGCTGACTGGTGTGCGTACGCCGACGACCACGTAAGTGAACTCGCGAGCGATGAGATACACCCGCGCGGGAACGCCACGGTGGGGTATACCAATGCGTTCGTCGCTGCACTCAAGCAGTGGGCAAGTGGAAAGAAAGATGTACCACCGATTTGCCCGCCGGCAGCATAA
- a CDS encoding trypsin encodes MSLVNSVSRAGLAVLASAALCVGVGGAAHASDAPTDTSADNPAASESPIINDADPDTAATASDAAPSAEYGLFDDIVAQTGMAGEHRIQGVYFPSPSAPAEAVELAKQGISLYGPGTPVFVGNAICTVTAAGHDSNGRAMAITAGHCGPAGSPVTSMDSQDVGVSGTVVRTSENPKYSVIELKDNARVSSSYGQVTADGIGGGGVAPGVQLCKNGISTGWTCGQAWEAPADSHYLTQVCATHGDSGAPVLLGNRIVGLVEGSPGPISCRFPAQGSLFTPTDVIDMQAVLNSLNATAGPGNGFRLG; translated from the coding sequence ATGTCTTTGGTTAACTCAGTAAGTCGTGCTGGTTTAGCAGTGCTCGCCTCGGCGGCGTTGTGTGTCGGTGTTGGTGGGGCAGCTCATGCATCAGACGCGCCGACGGATACCTCGGCAGATAATCCGGCCGCTTCCGAGTCACCGATAATTAACGACGCTGACCCCGACACTGCAGCTACGGCATCCGATGCTGCACCTTCGGCGGAGTACGGCCTTTTCGATGACATTGTCGCTCAGACCGGAATGGCTGGCGAGCACCGAATTCAAGGCGTTTATTTCCCCTCCCCATCGGCACCCGCTGAGGCGGTGGAGCTCGCTAAACAGGGAATTTCCCTTTACGGCCCGGGAACCCCCGTGTTTGTTGGCAACGCGATTTGTACAGTCACTGCAGCCGGCCACGACTCTAACGGTCGGGCTATGGCTATTACTGCTGGGCACTGCGGACCAGCCGGAAGTCCAGTGACCTCGATGGACTCGCAGGATGTCGGAGTTTCAGGCACCGTCGTCCGCACCAGCGAGAACCCGAAGTATTCTGTTATTGAGCTCAAAGACAATGCCCGTGTGAGCTCCTCCTATGGACAGGTCACTGCCGACGGCATTGGTGGCGGCGGTGTCGCGCCTGGCGTGCAATTATGCAAGAACGGTATTTCTACCGGCTGGACATGCGGACAGGCGTGGGAGGCTCCCGCAGATTCGCACTATCTCACGCAAGTGTGCGCAACGCACGGCGACTCTGGTGCCCCAGTTCTGCTCGGGAACCGGATTGTTGGACTTGTTGAAGGAAGCCCGGGGCCGATTTCCTGTCGTTTCCCAGCGCAGGGTTCTCTGTTCACGCCGACCGATGTTATTGACATGCAGGCCGTGTTGAATTCACTCAACGCAACGGCCGGCCCTGGAAACGGATTCCGCCTAGGGTAG
- a CDS encoding inositol monophosphatase family protein: protein MKRFLSTELQVNAKPDMTPVSDADLDTERTLRRLLSTECPDDEVLGEEFGGEPVLSGRQWVIDPIDGTKNYVRGVPVWATLISLMVDGYPQVGVVSAPALGRKWIGVTGEAAWALGNGATPNGALRQLCVSTVSDVGDSSISMSSLEGWKDRGLLDVFVSLTDDAWRLRGFGDFYSYCLVAEGAVDIAAEPEVSLWDLAALVPVVEGAGGTFTSLAGEHGPHGGDALATNGLLHETVQRRLTNQG, encoded by the coding sequence ATGAAGCGATTCCTCTCCACTGAGCTTCAGGTCAACGCTAAGCCCGACATGACCCCGGTGTCCGACGCGGACTTGGACACCGAGCGCACCCTCCGTCGCCTCTTGAGCACGGAATGCCCTGATGACGAGGTCCTTGGGGAAGAGTTCGGGGGCGAGCCGGTACTATCGGGCCGCCAGTGGGTGATTGACCCAATCGACGGGACGAAGAACTATGTCCGCGGGGTCCCCGTATGGGCGACGCTCATTTCGTTGATGGTGGACGGATACCCACAAGTCGGTGTCGTGTCCGCACCTGCTCTCGGACGCAAGTGGATTGGCGTCACTGGTGAAGCCGCCTGGGCTCTGGGTAATGGTGCAACGCCCAATGGCGCCCTGCGACAACTGTGCGTTTCCACGGTCAGCGATGTGGGCGATAGCTCGATCTCCATGTCGTCGCTTGAGGGGTGGAAGGATCGAGGCTTGCTCGATGTGTTCGTATCTCTCACCGACGACGCCTGGCGCTTGCGAGGATTCGGCGATTTTTACTCGTACTGCCTGGTGGCAGAGGGCGCCGTCGATATCGCCGCGGAGCCGGAAGTGTCGCTGTGGGATTTAGCTGCACTGGTGCCCGTCGTCGAGGGAGCTGGCGGAACGTTTACGTCCCTTGCCGGTGAACACGGCCCGCATGGTGGCGATGCTCTGGCCACCAACGGACTTCTCCACGAGACTGTTCAGCGCCGGTTAACTAATCAGGGTTAG